From the genome of Streptomyces sp. NBC_01116, one region includes:
- a CDS encoding acyl-CoA dehydrogenase family protein: MAAEKAPDTYGITAPYADELNDDITHWDRVGEFPHDKWKPLQRSGLFTLPFAPEYGGAGRTLTETMAALEGLGHTSRDAGLNFSASTQIVSVGIPLQAFGSEDLRGRYLPQVTSGEAITAHAITEPSHGSDVMNIRTTAVREGDEYVLNGGKMFITNAPVAGLFLLYVRTGKPGAFGLSTFLAERDTPGLTVGEPLETMGLRTSPISEVTLEDVRLPVGNRLGSEGAGFLIMDYVMKREVLFSFAVNLGEMAHRLKRVVEHATTRQQFGSAIGKNQAVAHKIADMRIAVETARKWLYDTGLKVEQGKDASLDVAATKIVVSEANQLTARHAIQIFGARGYLTGTGIERELRNATAGSIYSGTNEIQRNCIAALMGL; this comes from the coding sequence CACGCACTGGGACCGGGTCGGCGAGTTCCCGCACGACAAGTGGAAGCCGCTGCAACGGTCCGGACTGTTCACCCTCCCCTTCGCCCCGGAGTACGGCGGCGCCGGCCGGACCCTCACCGAGACCATGGCGGCGCTGGAGGGTCTCGGCCACACCAGCCGGGACGCCGGCCTGAACTTCTCGGCGTCCACGCAGATCGTCAGCGTCGGCATCCCGCTCCAGGCGTTCGGCTCCGAGGACCTGCGCGGGCGGTACCTGCCGCAGGTCACCTCCGGCGAGGCCATCACCGCGCACGCGATCACCGAGCCGAGCCACGGCTCGGACGTGATGAACATCCGGACCACCGCCGTCCGCGAAGGCGACGAGTACGTCCTCAACGGCGGCAAGATGTTCATCACCAACGCCCCCGTCGCCGGCCTCTTCCTGCTCTACGTCCGCACCGGCAAGCCGGGCGCCTTCGGGCTGAGCACCTTCCTCGCCGAGCGCGACACCCCGGGCCTCACCGTCGGCGAGCCGCTGGAGACGATGGGTCTGCGCACCTCCCCGATCAGCGAGGTCACGCTGGAGGACGTACGGCTGCCCGTCGGCAACCGGCTGGGCAGCGAGGGCGCCGGCTTCCTGATCATGGACTACGTGATGAAGCGGGAGGTCCTCTTCTCCTTCGCCGTGAACCTCGGCGAGATGGCCCACCGGCTGAAGCGGGTGGTCGAACACGCGACCACCCGGCAGCAGTTCGGCAGCGCCATCGGCAAGAACCAGGCGGTCGCCCACAAGATCGCCGACATGAGGATCGCCGTGGAGACGGCCCGCAAGTGGCTGTACGACACGGGCCTCAAGGTCGAGCAGGGCAAGGACGCCTCGCTGGACGTGGCCGCCACCAAGATCGTGGTCAGCGAGGCCAACCAGCTCACCGCCCGGCACGCCATCCAGATATTCGGCGCCCGCGGCTATCTGACCGGCACGGGCATCGAGCGCGAGCTGCGCAACGCCACCGCCGGCTCCATCTACTCCGGCACCAACGAGATCCAGCGCAACTGCATCGCCGCCCTGATGGGCCTGTGA